The following proteins come from a genomic window of Gossypium raimondii isolate GPD5lz chromosome 5, ASM2569854v1, whole genome shotgun sequence:
- the LOC128041359 gene encoding uncharacterized protein LOC128041359 codes for MIVTIASALLFIEIKDAAFLRTLSQVMLSLWLKWELRAMVVLSLSVQLILIKFGNRRKNSGRHLKIVSLLVWTMYLFADWLATVALSTLLRSRKEQITSPLVIFWTPFLLLHLGGPDTITAYSLSDNELWPRHLFGLCFQVGVALYVYVKFWTLTVTKLTYLAIPIFIVGIIKYGERVRALFQASNVRFRKSVFSTDKASELEVELSQGASKSDITLEGYLDTKQIKEKYRYLYRAFLLFQVFRPMFSDLKLRIYNKLDYIFELGENVVAEEAFKIVEIELGFLYDLLYTKIPIVITRIGVILRIISLSLITSTLIAFLLVVGKHGYSKVDIGISYLLMVGAIFLELYSAFLHLSSDWGIHWLTSQNNRLLRAAGSNLVHFSKPNKGIRAMAQHSLLDYCLQPRKLKLAKVLNIFDPEDNAEKYLHTSWKEVDLELQKLCTPCMKRLTDCERWWARSPRAQASHTSLV; via the exons TTGCAAGCGCTCTGCTGTTCATAGAGATCAAGGATGCAGCATTTTTGAGAACGTTGTCGCAGGTGATGCTATCGCTTTGGCTGAAATGGGAGCTCCGGGCAATGGTGGTCCTCAGCCTCAGTGTTCAActtatattgataaaatttggGAATCGGCGGAAAAACAGCGGGAGACATCTAAAGATCGTCTCCCTCCTGGTGTGGACCATGTACCTGTTTGCGGATTGGTTGGCGACGGTGGCCTTGAGTACCCTCCTTAGAAGTAGAAAGGAGCAAATAACCAGTCCTCTGGTTATATTTTGGACTCCATTTTTGCTCTTGCATCTTGGTGGCCCCGATACCATCACTGCTTACTCATTGTCGGACAATGAACTGTGGCCTCGACACTTGTTCGGGCTGTGTTTTCAGGTTGGAGTGGCACTCTATGTATATGTAAAGTTTTGGACTCTAACTGTAACAAAGCTCACCTATTTGGCCATTCCAATATTCATTGTTGGGATCATCAAGTATGGGGAGAGAGTTCGGGCTCTCTTCCAAGCCAGCAACGTTCGGTTTAGGAAATCTGTGTTTTCTACTGACAAAGCTTCGGAGCTGGAAGTTGAGCTTTCACAGGGGGCTTCAAAAAGCGATATCACACTGGAGGGCTATTTGGATACAAAACAAATTAAGGAGAAATATCGGTATCTTTATCGAGCATTTCTTTTGTTTCAGGTGTTCAGGCCCATGTTTTCGGATCTCAAGCTCAGAATTTACAATAAATTAGATTACATCTTTGAGTTGGGGGAGAATGTTGTTGCAGAAGAGGCCTTCAAAATTGTGGAGATTGAACTTGGGTTCCTCTATGATCTGCTGTATACCAAGATTCCTATAGTTATAACTCGAATCGGTGTGATTCTTCGCATTATTTCCTTGTCATTAATCACTTCCACACTGATTGCCTTCTTGCTGGTGGTTGGGAAGCATGGATACTCCAAAGTTGACATTGGCATATCCTACTTGTTAATGGTTGGCGCCATCTTTCTTGAACTTTATTCGGCCTTCCTGCATCTTAGCTCGGATTGGGGAATCCACTGGTTGACTAGTCAAAACAACAGGCTTCTTAGGGCTGCTGGTTCTAACTTGGTCCATTTTAGTAAGCCCAACAAGGGAATTCGAGCTATGGCACAACACAGCCTCCTAGATTATTGCCTCCAGCCCAGGAAACTGAAGCTTGCTAAAGTTTTAAACATCTTCGACCCTGAGGACAATGCCGAGAAGTACTTACACACCAGTTGGAAAGAGGTAGATCTTGAGCTGCAAAAATTATGTACACCTTGCATGAAAAGGTTGACAGATTGTGAGAGGTGGTGG GCAAGGTCTCCAAGGGCTCAAGCATCACACACATCTTTGGTGTAA
- the LOC105771050 gene encoding uncharacterized protein LOC105771050: protein MIVTIASALLFIEIKDAAFLRTLSQVMLSLWLKWELRAMVVLSLSVQLILIKFGNRRKNSGRHLKIVSLLVWTMYLFADWLATVALSTLLRSRKEQITSPLVIFWTPFLLLHLGGPDTITAYSLSDNELWPRHLFGLCFQVGVALYVYVKFWTLTVTKLTYLAIPIFIVGIIKYGESSALFQASNVRFRKSVFSTDKASELEVELSQGLQKRYHTGGLFGYKTN, encoded by the exons ATGATAGTTACAA TTGCAAGCGCTCTGCTGTTCATAGAGATCAAGGATGCAGCATTTTTGAGAACGTTGTCGCAGGTGATGCTATCGCTTTGGCTGAAATGGGAGCTCCGGGCAATGGTGGTCCTCAGCCTCAGTGTTCAActtatattgataaaatttggGAATCGGCGGAAAAACAGCGGGAGACATCTAAAGATCGTCTCCCTCCTGGTGTGGACCATGTACCTGTTTGCGGATTGGTTGGCGACGGTGGCCTTGAGTACCCTCCTTAGAAGTAGAAAGGAGCAAATAACCAGTCCTCTGGTTATATTTTGGACTCCATTTTTGCTCTTGCATCTTGGTGGCCCCGATACCATCACTGCTTACTCATTGTCGGACAATGAACTGTGGCCTCGACACTTGTTCGGGCTGTGTTTTCAGGTTGGAGTGGCACTCTATGTATATGTAAAGTTTTGGACTCTAACTGTAACAAAGCTCACCTATTTGGCCATTCCAATATTCATTGTTGGGATCATCAAGTATGGGGAGAGTTCGGCTCTCTTCCAAGCCAGCAACGTTCGGTTTAGGAAATCTGTGTTTTCTACTGACAAAGCTTCGGAGCTGGAAGTTGAGCTTTCACAGGGGCTTCAAAAGCGATATCACACTGGAGGGCTATTTGGATACAAAACAAATTAA
- the LOC128041360 gene encoding uncharacterized protein LOC128041360 yields MFSDLKLRIYNKLDYIFELGENVVAEEAFKIVEIELGFLYDLLYTKIPIVITRIGVILRIISLSLITSTLIAFLLVVGKHGYSKVDIGISYLLMVGAIFLELYSAFLHLSSDWGIHWLTSQNNRLLRAAGSNLVHFSKPNKGIRAMAQHSLLDYCLQPRKLKLAKVLNIFDPEDNAEKYLHTSWKEVDLELQKIMYTHFKEKRRKYKEKQFEYKELLELLEERGRIPLIQNNVDADLGWSVSDVEFTHSLLLWHIATDVVYNDDHHWFRAGKLGPYCRISKLLSDYMMYLLFLCPEMLPEGIGTIRHHDTCIEAKNFVHDKSKFKQVIRGLFGIDIESRSFFVLMGSLKKSAFFEGCQIAVQLQTLLGQFRWDHEDKWKLIAEVWLDMLTYVAAQCSWKEHARQLQQGEELLTHVALLMAHLGLSKKIQMVPLPKRLQEVEYEPTFYWDRLDRLPSYLA; encoded by the coding sequence ATGTTTTCGGATCTCAAGCTCAGAATTTACAATAAATTAGATTACATCTTTGAGTTGGGGGAGAATGTTGTTGCAGAAGAGGCCTTCAAAATTGTGGAGATTGAACTTGGGTTCCTCTATGATCTGCTGTATACCAAGATTCCTATAGTTATAACTCGAATCGGTGTGATTCTTCGCATTATTTCCTTGTCATTAATCACTTCCACACTGATTGCCTTCTTGCTGGTGGTTGGGAAGCATGGATACTCCAAAGTTGACATTGGCATATCCTACTTGTTAATGGTTGGCGCCATCTTTCTTGAACTTTATTCGGCCTTCCTGCATCTTAGCTCGGATTGGGGAATCCACTGGTTGACTAGTCAAAACAACAGGCTTCTTAGGGCTGCTGGTTCTAACTTGGTCCATTTTAGTAAGCCCAACAAGGGAATTCGAGCTATGGCACAACACAGCCTCCTAGATTATTGCCTCCAGCCCAGGAAACTGAAGCTTGCTAAAGTTTTAAACATCTTCGACCCTGAGGACAATGCCGAGAAGTACTTACACACCAGTTGGAAAGAGGTAGATCTTGAGCTGCAAAAAATTATGTACACCCATTTCAAAGAAAAACgaagaaaatataaagaaaaacagTTTGAGTACAAAGAGCTCTTAGAGTTGTTGGAAGAGAGAGGTCGCATTCCGCTTATACAAAACAATGTTGATGCTGACTTAGGTTGGAGTGTATCCGATGTGGAATTCACCCACAGCCTCCTCCTATGGCATATCGCTACTGATGTTGTTTACAACGATGATCATCACTGGTTTCGAGCCGGGAAACTTGGCCCATATTGCAGAATCAGTAAGCTCTTATCGGATTACATGATGTATCTTCTTTTTCTATGTCCTGAAATGCTGCCCGAAGGCATTGGTACCATAAGGCATCATGATACCTGCATTGAAGCTAAGAACTTCGTCCATGATAAGTCCAAATTTAAACAAGTCATCAGAGGGTTGTTTGGGATTGACATAGAATCTCGATCGTTCTTTGTTCTGATGGGAAGTTTAAAGAAGTCGGCATTCTTTGAAGGGTGCCAAATCGCCGTCCAATTGCAGACACTGTTAGGGCAATTCAGATGGGACCACGAAGATAAATGGAAACTGATAGCCGAAGTGTGGCTAGACATGCTGACTTATGTCGCGGCTCAATGTTCGTGGAAAGAACATGCGAGGCAACTCCAGCAAGGTGAGGAATTACTGACTCACGTTGCACTTCTCATGGCACATCTTGGTTTGAGTAAGAAAATTCAAATGGTGCCATTGCCCAAAAGGCTTCAGGAAGTCGAATATGAGCCTACCTTTTATTGGGACAGGCTTGACCGGTTGCCTTCCTACTTggcttaa